The Pedobacter roseus genome contains a region encoding:
- a CDS encoding non-ribosomal peptide synthetase yields the protein MEHHYVQLAEIQSLSGVGGALFDHILVFENYPVQEIISQGQDISNKKASLLSFDNFGHSNYSFTIIINPGDNLVVKLAYNDSIYEDAMIERLKIHLLTLITSVLSSPDAPVGDIDYLGTVERSLLLGDFNSTGSDYPRDRSIVDLFEEQVLLCPEHTAVVFGSVRLSYSELNMLSNRLAHYLREVHGIGAGDLVGILQDRSDLLIVSILGVLKSGGAYVPIDPDYPRDRIDYMLKDSGCRAVLDSDEISRFVSCSEDYRAENPVGVSGADDLAYVMYTSGSIGLAKGVLTEHSNVVRLVKNTNYINFSGDEVLLSTGSISFDATIFEYWGMLLNGCILVLCKQSVLLDPVELSKEMRLHGINTMWFTSGWLNQLVDADIEIFRGLRTLIAGGDRLSVLHINKLVSVYPYLKLINGYGPTENTTFSLTYEISGNVSSIPIGRPISNSRVYILDVSGHLCGIGIPGEICVSGAGLARGYLNRPELTAERFVPNPYLAGELMYLTGDIGRWLPDGNIEFLGRADDQVKVRGYRIELGEIESVLQGHADVDSCVVVARENSSGDKDLIAYVVGSEGLDVSVLRGYLGASFPSTWFPAIMWGLPLFR from the coding sequence ATGGAACACCATTATGTTCAACTGGCAGAAATCCAGTCTTTGTCTGGGGTTGGGGGAGCTCTTTTCGACCATATACTGGTATTCGAAAACTACCCCGTACAGGAAATTATTTCCCAGGGACAAGACATATCTAATAAAAAAGCTTCGCTCCTTTCTTTTGATAATTTTGGACATAGTAATTACAGCTTTACCATTATTATAAATCCCGGGGACAATCTGGTTGTCAAGCTGGCATATAACGACAGTATCTATGAAGACGCTATGATTGAACGTCTCAAAATACATCTGCTAACCTTAATAACTTCAGTCTTGTCCAGTCCGGATGCTCCCGTTGGGGATATTGATTACCTTGGTACTGTGGAGCGTTCGCTGTTATTGGGGGATTTCAATTCGACAGGTTCAGACTATCCGCGGGACCGCAGTATAGTTGATCTTTTCGAGGAGCAGGTTCTGCTCTGCCCCGAGCATACAGCAGTAGTTTTTGGTTCAGTGCGTCTGAGCTACAGCGAACTGAACATGCTTTCCAACCGTCTTGCCCATTATCTCCGGGAGGTCCATGGCATCGGTGCGGGCGATCTTGTGGGGATCCTTCAGGACCGCAGTGATTTGCTGATCGTTTCTATTCTGGGTGTTCTTAAATCTGGAGGGGCCTATGTTCCCATCGACCCTGACTATCCCCGGGATCGGATTGATTACATGCTAAAGGACAGTGGATGCCGTGCTGTTCTGGATTCGGATGAGATCAGCCGTTTTGTTTCCTGTTCTGAAGATTACCGTGCAGAGAATCCTGTAGGAGTTTCTGGGGCTGATGACCTTGCGTATGTAATGTATACCTCTGGTTCTATTGGATTAGCCAAAGGGGTTTTAACCGAACATAGTAATGTGGTTCGTTTAGTAAAAAATACGAACTACATAAATTTCTCGGGAGATGAGGTACTTCTTTCCACAGGTTCAATTTCCTTCGACGCTACAATTTTCGAGTATTGGGGGATGCTGTTAAATGGTTGTATATTGGTGTTGTGTAAGCAGTCGGTTTTATTAGATCCTGTAGAGCTTTCAAAAGAAATGCGCCTTCATGGGATTAACACGATGTGGTTTACTTCCGGGTGGCTTAATCAATTGGTTGATGCTGATATTGAAATCTTCAGGGGATTGAGAACACTGATTGCGGGAGGAGATAGGCTATCTGTTTTACATATTAACAAGCTAGTTTCAGTATATCCTTATCTGAAGCTTATAAATGGTTATGGTCCTACAGAAAATACAACTTTTTCGTTGACCTATGAGATATCCGGTAATGTTTCATCGATTCCTATCGGGCGTCCTATTTCAAACAGCCGTGTTTATATACTTGACGTTTCGGGCCATCTTTGCGGTATCGGCATTCCGGGTGAGATCTGTGTTTCCGGTGCGGGGCTAGCGCGGGGCTACCTTAACCGTCCCGAGCTGACTGCGGAGCGTTTTGTTCCGAACCCTTATCTGGCTGGGGAGCTGATGTACCTTACGGGTGACATCGGGCGCTGGCTGCCTGACGGTAACATTGAGTTCCTTGGGCGTGCTGATGACCAGGTGAAGGTCCGTGGTTACCGGATCGAGCTTGGTGAGATCGAGAGTGTTCTCCAGGGTCATGCGGATGTTGATTCGTGTGTTGTGGTTGCACGTGAGAACAGTTCGGGGGATAAGGACCTTATCGCTTATGTGGTGGGTTCGGAAGGCCTTGACGTATCGGTCCTGCGGGGCTACCTTGGGGCATCCTTCCCCAGTACATGGTTCCCGGCCATTATGTGGGGCTTGCCTCTCTTCCGCTGA
- a CDS encoding condensation domain-containing protein translates to MVPGHYVGLASLPLTPNGKVDRRSLPDPEGLELGSGREYVAPRTETERALVSVYQDVLKKAGIGIREDFFALGGDSIKSIQVVSRLKQQGYSLTIQDVLLYPVIEELSLYVRSVSRSVDQGVFQGVIPLSPIQHYFLGGSSGDKHHYNQSVLLSSSEPISPEGLRACLGHLVLHHDSLRMVYFQDEHGWVQENLGSEQGFSLDILPYEPGASFVSACESVQSGIDLGTGPLLKACLFQGDGSDRLLLVVHHLVVDGVSWRILFEDLSVLYSQYSSGNALVLPAKTDSFGYWQSVQMDYSLSPRLSGESAYWSSLEDAGADLLPMDKPGGSNLVSDGASCSFTLGLEETSRLLTECYSSYRTDINDILLTALSLGLTDVFGLDRVMVKLEGHGREDIGGDTDISRTVGWFTTMYPVVFDMGYRTDTVRQLIEVKESLHRVPNKGIGYGILRYLCGCDYRLSPGISFNYLGDFGSGLDNGQGSSLFRFSGDYHGSPVSGHRERDSVLSVSGLMVDGRMNLSINYSREQFHEETIQGLLSAYRSRLNSLIGILSSETGHHPTPVDLTFKGLSVEQLNLLNKKL, encoded by the coding sequence ATGGTTCCCGGCCATTATGTGGGGCTTGCCTCTCTTCCGCTGACGCCAAACGGTAAGGTGGACCGCCGTTCCCTTCCGGATCCAGAGGGGCTTGAGCTTGGCAGCGGGAGGGAGTATGTTGCTCCGCGCACAGAGACGGAGCGTGCACTGGTTTCTGTTTATCAGGACGTGCTCAAAAAAGCAGGTATTGGCATACGCGAAGACTTTTTTGCTTTAGGAGGGGATTCGATAAAATCCATCCAGGTGGTTTCCCGATTGAAACAACAGGGTTATTCGCTGACGATCCAGGATGTTTTGCTCTATCCTGTCATAGAGGAACTATCTCTGTATGTTCGGTCTGTCAGCCGTTCTGTAGACCAGGGGGTTTTCCAGGGGGTTATTCCCTTGAGCCCTATCCAGCATTATTTCCTTGGAGGCAGCTCTGGGGATAAGCACCATTATAACCAGTCTGTTCTTTTGAGCAGCAGTGAGCCTATTTCGCCCGAAGGTCTCCGCGCATGCCTTGGGCACCTTGTTCTTCACCATGACAGCCTCCGTATGGTATACTTTCAGGATGAGCATGGCTGGGTTCAGGAGAATCTTGGCAGTGAGCAGGGCTTTTCATTGGATATACTGCCATATGAGCCCGGGGCATCCTTTGTTTCAGCCTGTGAGTCTGTTCAGTCTGGTATAGATCTTGGTACGGGACCTCTACTGAAAGCCTGTCTTTTTCAGGGCGACGGTTCCGATCGCCTTCTTCTGGTGGTACATCACCTGGTTGTGGACGGTGTTTCCTGGCGTATTCTCTTTGAGGATCTTTCGGTTCTTTATAGCCAGTACAGCTCGGGCAATGCGTTGGTCCTTCCAGCTAAAACTGATTCCTTTGGTTATTGGCAATCGGTCCAGATGGATTATTCTCTCAGTCCGCGCTTGTCCGGGGAGTCTGCCTACTGGTCTTCGTTAGAGGATGCCGGTGCGGATCTGCTTCCAATGGACAAGCCCGGGGGCAGCAATCTTGTTTCCGATGGGGCTTCCTGCTCCTTTACCCTTGGTTTGGAGGAGACTTCGCGCCTGCTTACGGAGTGTTATAGTTCATACCGTACCGATATAAATGATATTTTGCTCACTGCGCTGAGCCTTGGGCTGACAGATGTTTTTGGACTTGACCGTGTTATGGTTAAGCTTGAGGGTCATGGCCGTGAAGATATAGGGGGGGATACGGATATTAGCCGCACGGTGGGCTGGTTTACCACGATGTACCCTGTTGTTTTCGATATGGGTTACCGTACAGATACAGTCCGTCAGCTTATCGAGGTGAAGGAGAGCCTTCACCGGGTTCCCAATAAGGGCATCGGTTACGGCATCCTCCGTTATCTGTGCGGATGTGACTACCGTCTATCTCCCGGGATAAGCTTCAATTACCTTGGGGACTTTGGCTCTGGGCTGGACAATGGGCAGGGCAGTTCTCTTTTCCGTTTTTCCGGGGATTACCATGGCAGCCCTGTTTCCGGTCACCGGGAACGGGATTCTGTACTTTCTGTTTCTGGTCTTATGGTGGATGGCCGTATGAACCTTTCGATTAATTACAGTAGGGAGCAGTTCCATGAGGAAACAATTCAGGGGCTCCTCTCTGCCTACCGGTCACGTCTGAACAGCCTTATCGGGATCTTATCATCTGAAACCGGCCATCATCCGACCCCTGTGGACCTTACCTTTAAGGGGCTGAGTGTAGAACAATTAAACCTTTTAAACAAAAAATTATGA
- a CDS encoding non-ribosomal peptide synthetase, which produces MIEDVYPLSPLQQGLYYHWASSPTSEVYFEQMSYRVEGLLDVDKIESSYRSLVSRHAVLRTFFTQDYGDRLLQVVARSFSGGFSYIDASGDPHFSISDFKEGDRSLGFDLHQGSQMRLSVVFLGDGRYEFVWSFHHILMDGWCVGILVKEFFEFYRNLSTGQSLQLNRIEPYSSYIKWLEEIDRAKSFTYWGKYLSEFKSLASLPKFSTGLKPGRFREQVLTIDGDIRSSLRSLCIELGVTENTFVQAAWGLLLGRYNNTDDVVFGSVVSGRPADIEGIEDMVGLFINTIPVRVRARGGMCFRDLLKEVQQEAISGMEHHYVQLAEIQSLSGVGGALFDHILVFENYPVQEIISQGQETSNEKISLLSFEIFEQSNYSLTVVIIPGDNLVVKLAYNDSIYEDAMIERLKVHLLTLITSVLSSPDAPVGDIDYLGTVERSLLLGDFNSTGSDYPRDRSIVDLFEEQVLLCPEHTAVVFGSARLSYSELNMLSNRLAHYLREVHGIGAGDLVGILQDRSDLLIVSILGVLKSGGAYVPIDPDYPRDRIDYMLKDSGCRAVLDSDEISRFVSCSEDYRAENPVGISGADDLAYVIYTSGSTGMAKGCSVTMSSLFNYVHWSNGYYFEGLESVNFGFYTSLSFDLTITSIFCSLTQGGILTVYGSYEELTDIFSSVFSDDSFVNCIKLTPSHIHVLAHLSLSSSTVSRVIIGGEQVLSFHIKTLKELGGSLMRIYNEYGPTESTVGVIVNEVEKVDPDVSSIPIGRPISNSRVYILDVSGHLCGIGIPGEICVSGAGLARGYLNRPELTAERFVPNPYLAGELMYLTGDIGRWLPDGNIEFLGRADDQVKVRGYRIELGEIESVLQGHADVDSCVVVARENSSGDKDLIAYVVGSEGLDVSVLRGYLGASFPSTWFPAIMWVLPLFR; this is translated from the coding sequence ATGATAGAAGACGTATATCCTTTGAGCCCCCTTCAACAGGGGCTATATTATCACTGGGCCTCTTCGCCTACTTCTGAGGTTTATTTTGAACAGATGAGCTATCGGGTTGAAGGGCTTCTTGATGTGGATAAGATCGAATCTAGCTATCGTTCCCTTGTATCCCGTCATGCTGTTCTTCGTACTTTCTTTACGCAGGATTATGGAGACCGCCTGCTTCAGGTTGTGGCCAGGTCGTTTTCGGGGGGATTCAGTTATATTGATGCTTCCGGGGATCCCCATTTCTCTATTTCGGATTTCAAGGAGGGGGACCGTTCCCTTGGCTTTGACCTGCATCAGGGCTCACAGATGCGCCTGAGTGTTGTTTTTCTTGGGGATGGCCGGTATGAGTTTGTCTGGAGTTTTCACCATATATTGATGGACGGGTGGTGCGTGGGCATACTGGTCAAGGAATTTTTTGAATTCTACCGAAATCTCAGTACTGGTCAGTCATTGCAGTTAAATCGTATAGAACCTTATTCTAGCTATATAAAATGGCTTGAAGAAATCGATAGAGCCAAAAGCTTTACCTATTGGGGAAAGTACTTATCAGAATTCAAATCACTTGCTTCTTTACCGAAGTTTTCAACAGGATTGAAGCCGGGTAGATTCCGAGAGCAGGTTCTTACAATTGATGGGGACATCCGTTCCAGCCTCCGCTCGCTGTGCATCGAGCTGGGGGTAACCGAGAATACTTTTGTTCAGGCAGCCTGGGGTCTTCTGCTGGGCCGCTATAACAATACTGATGATGTTGTTTTCGGTTCGGTCGTATCGGGCCGTCCGGCAGATATAGAGGGGATTGAGGATATGGTTGGGCTATTTATAAACACCATCCCGGTAAGGGTCCGTGCCCGTGGCGGGATGTGTTTCCGGGATCTGCTGAAAGAGGTTCAGCAGGAGGCGATTTCCGGGATGGAACACCATTATGTTCAACTGGCAGAAATCCAGTCTTTGTCTGGGGTTGGGGGAGCTCTTTTCGACCATATACTGGTATTCGAAAACTACCCCGTACAGGAAATTATTTCCCAGGGACAAGAGACATCTAATGAAAAGATTTCGCTCCTTTCTTTCGAAATATTTGAACAGAGTAACTATAGCCTTACCGTTGTTATAATCCCCGGGGACAATCTGGTTGTCAAGCTGGCATATAACGACAGTATCTATGAAGACGCTATGATTGAACGTCTCAAAGTACATCTGCTAACCTTAATAACTTCAGTCTTGTCCAGTCCGGATGCTCCCGTTGGGGATATTGATTACCTTGGTACTGTGGAGCGTTCGCTGTTATTGGGGGATTTCAATTCGACAGGTTCAGACTATCCGCGGGACCGCAGTATAGTTGATCTTTTCGAGGAGCAGGTTCTGCTCTGCCCCGAGCATACAGCAGTAGTTTTTGGTTCAGCGCGTCTGAGCTACAGCGAACTGAACATGCTTTCCAACCGTCTTGCCCATTATCTCCGGGAGGTCCATGGCATCGGTGCGGGCGATCTTGTGGGGATCCTTCAGGACCGCAGTGATTTGCTGATCGTTTCTATTCTGGGTGTTCTTAAATCTGGAGGGGCCTATGTTCCCATCGACCCTGACTATCCCCGGGATCGGATTGATTACATGCTAAAGGACAGTGGATGCCGTGCTGTTCTGGATTCGGATGAGATCAGCCGTTTTGTTTCCTGTTCTGAAGATTACCGTGCAGAGAACCCTGTAGGAATTTCTGGGGCTGATGACCTTGCGTATGTGATCTACACTTCGGGTTCGACGGGTATGGCCAAAGGCTGTTCAGTCACGATGTCGAGTCTTTTCAATTATGTTCATTGGAGTAACGGTTATTATTTCGAGGGCCTTGAGTCGGTGAATTTCGGTTTTTATACCTCTCTGTCCTTTGACCTTACCATAACGAGTATTTTTTGTTCTTTAACGCAGGGTGGGATATTAACTGTGTATGGTTCGTATGAAGAACTTACGGATATTTTTTCTTCTGTTTTTAGTGATGATAGTTTTGTAAACTGTATTAAGCTGACGCCTTCGCATATCCATGTATTAGCGCATCTCAGTCTCAGTTCATCAACTGTGTCCCGCGTAATTATTGGAGGTGAGCAGGTATTATCCTTTCATATAAAAACACTGAAAGAACTTGGCGGTTCTTTGATGCGTATCTATAATGAATACGGTCCTACGGAGTCAACCGTGGGTGTCATCGTGAATGAAGTGGAAAAGGTTGATCCAGATGTTTCATCGATTCCTATCGGGCGTCCTATTTCAAACAGCCGTGTTTATATACTTGACGTTTCGGGCCATCTTTGCGGTATCGGCATTCCGGGTGAGATCTGTGTTTCCGGTGCGGGGCTAGCGCGGGGCTACCTTAACCGTCCCGAGCTGACTGCGGAGCGTTTTGTTCCGAACCCTTATCTGGCTGGGGAGCTGATGTACCTTACGGGTGACATCGGGCGCTGGCTGCCTGACGGTAACATTGAGTTCCTTGGGCGTGCTGATGACCAGGTGAAGGTCCGTGGTTACCGGATCGAGCTTGGTGAGATCGAGAGTGTTCTCCAGGGTCATGCGGATGTTGATTCGTGTGTTGTGGTTGCACGTGAGAACAGTTCGGGGGATAAGGACCTTATCGCTTATGTGGTGGGTTCGGAAGGCCTTGACGTATCGGTCCTGCGGGGCTACCTTGGGGCATCCTTCCCCAGTACATGGTTCCCGGCCATTATGTGGGTCTTGCCTCTCTTCCGCTGA
- a CDS encoding condensation domain-containing protein, translating into MVPGHYVGLASLPLTPNGKVDRRSLPDPEGLELGSGREYVAPRTETERALVSVYQDVLKKAGIGIREDFFALGGDSIKSIQVVSRLKQQGYSLTIQDVLLYPVIEELSLYVRSVSRSVDQGVFQGVIPLSPIQHYFLGGSSGDKHHYNQSVLLSSSEPISPEGLRACLGHLVLHHDSLRMVYFQDEHGWVQENLGSEQGFSLDILPYEPGASFVSACESVQSGIDLGTGPLLKACLFQGDGSDRLLLVVHHLVVDGVSWRILFEDLSVLYSQYSSGNALVLPAKTDSFGYWQSVQMDYSLSPRLSGESAYWSSLEDAGADLLPMDKPGGSNLVSDGASCSFTLGLEETSRLLTECYSSYRTDINDILLTALSLGLTDVFGLDRVMVKLEGHGREDIGGIRILAARWAGLPRCTLLFSIWVTVQIQSVSLSR; encoded by the coding sequence ATGGTTCCCGGCCATTATGTGGGTCTTGCCTCTCTTCCGCTGACGCCAAACGGTAAGGTGGACCGCCGTTCCCTTCCGGATCCAGAGGGGCTTGAGCTTGGCAGCGGGAGGGAGTATGTTGCTCCGCGCACAGAGACGGAGCGTGCACTGGTTTCTGTTTATCAGGACGTGCTCAAAAAAGCAGGTATTGGCATACGCGAAGACTTTTTTGCTTTAGGAGGGGATTCGATAAAATCCATCCAGGTGGTTTCCCGATTGAAACAACAGGGTTATTCGCTGACGATCCAGGATGTTTTGCTCTATCCTGTCATAGAGGAACTATCTCTGTATGTTCGGTCTGTCAGCCGTTCTGTAGACCAGGGGGTTTTCCAGGGGGTTATTCCCTTGAGCCCTATCCAGCATTATTTCCTTGGAGGCAGCTCTGGGGATAAGCACCATTATAACCAGTCTGTTCTTTTGAGCAGCAGTGAGCCTATTTCGCCCGAAGGTCTCCGCGCATGCCTTGGGCACCTTGTTCTTCACCATGACAGCCTCCGTATGGTATACTTTCAGGATGAGCATGGCTGGGTTCAGGAGAATCTTGGCAGTGAGCAGGGCTTTTCATTGGATATACTGCCATATGAGCCCGGGGCATCCTTTGTTTCAGCCTGTGAGTCTGTTCAGTCTGGTATAGATCTTGGTACGGGACCTCTACTGAAAGCCTGTCTTTTTCAGGGCGACGGTTCCGATCGCCTTCTTCTGGTGGTACATCACCTGGTTGTGGACGGTGTTTCCTGGCGTATTCTCTTTGAGGATCTTTCGGTTCTTTATAGCCAGTACAGCTCGGGCAATGCGTTGGTCCTTCCAGCTAAAACTGATTCCTTTGGTTATTGGCAATCGGTCCAGATGGATTATTCTCTCAGTCCGCGCTTGTCCGGGGAGTCTGCCTACTGGTCTTCGTTAGAGGATGCCGGTGCGGATCTGCTTCCAATGGACAAGCCCGGGGGCAGCAATCTTGTTTCCGATGGGGCTTCCTGCTCCTTTACCCTTGGTTTGGAGGAGACTTCGCGCCTGCTTACGGAGTGTTATAGTTCATACCGTACCGATATAAATGATATTTTGCTCACTGCGCTGAGCCTTGGGCTGACAGATGTTTTTGGACTTGACCGTGTTATGGTTAAGCTTGAGGGTCATGGCCGTGAAGATATAGGGGGGATACGGATATTAGCCGCACGGTGGGCTGGTTTACCACGATGTACCCTGTTGTTTTCGATATGGGTTACCGTACAGATACAGTCCGTCAGCTTATCGAGGTGA
- a CDS encoding condensation domain-containing protein produces MYPVVFDMGYRTDTVRQLIEVKESLHRVPNKGIGYGILRYLCGCDYRLSPGISFNYLGDFGSGLDNGQGSSLFRFSGDYHGSPVSGHRERDSVLSVSGLMVDGRMNLSINYSREQFHEETIQGLLSAYRSRLNSLIGILSSETGHHPTPVDLTFKGLEIEDVLKLDSSVGLEDVYPLSPLQQGLYYHWASSPTSEVYFEQMSYRVEGLLDVDKIESSYRSLVSRHAVLRTFFTQDYGDRLLQVVARSFSGDSVILMLPGIPISLFRISRRGTVPLALTCIRAHRCA; encoded by the coding sequence ATGTACCCTGTTGTTTTCGATATGGGTTACCGTACAGATACAGTCCGTCAGCTTATCGAGGTGAAGGAGAGCCTTCACCGGGTTCCCAATAAGGGCATCGGTTACGGCATCCTCCGTTATCTGTGCGGATGTGACTACCGTCTATCTCCCGGGATAAGCTTCAATTACCTTGGGGACTTTGGCTCTGGGCTGGACAATGGGCAGGGCAGTTCTCTTTTCCGTTTTTCCGGGGATTACCATGGCAGCCCTGTTTCCGGTCACCGGGAACGGGATTCTGTACTTTCTGTTTCTGGTCTTATGGTGGATGGCCGTATGAACCTTTCGATTAATTACAGTAGGGAGCAGTTCCATGAGGAAACAATTCAGGGGCTCCTCTCTGCCTACCGGTCACGTCTGAACAGCCTTATCGGGATCTTATCATCTGAAACCGGCCATCATCCGACCCCTGTGGACCTTACCTTTAAGGGGCTTGAGATAGAGGATGTACTGAAGCTGGACAGTTCTGTCGGTCTGGAGGATGTGTATCCTTTGAGCCCCCTTCAACAGGGGCTATATTATCACTGGGCCTCTTCGCCTACTTCTGAGGTTTATTTTGAACAGATGAGCTATCGGGTTGAAGGGCTTCTTGATGTGGATAAGATCGAATCTAGCTATCGTTCCCTTGTATCCCGTCATGCTGTTCTTCGTACTTTCTTTACGCAGGATTATGGAGACCGCCTGCTTCAGGTTGTGGCCAGGTCGTTTTCGGGGGATTCAGTTATATTGATGCTTCCGGGGATCCCCATTTCTCTATTTCGGATTTCAAGGAGGGGGACCGTTCCCTTGGCTTTGACCTGCATCAGGGCTCACAGATGCGCCTGA